The following proteins are co-located in the Streptomyces sp. NBC_01198 genome:
- a CDS encoding enoyl-CoA hydratase family protein produces MPDEPLVRRHTERAIAVLTLDSPHNRNALSAALIAELTEALDSADADPEVRAVLLTHTGTTFCAGADLKADGVRGGPKLLVALIERIAALAKPVVARADGHVRAGGLGLLAACDIAVAGEAATFAFTEVRLGLAASVASIPVLARADPRAAARYLLTGETFGTAEAVRIGLVTAWDEALDGILAGLRAASPQGLAASKEISTALLRQRIAGTAAGLQEQSARLFASAEAAEGIRAALERRDPPWAC; encoded by the coding sequence GTGCCCGATGAGCCGCTGGTGCGCCGGCACACCGAACGTGCCATAGCCGTGCTCACGCTCGACTCACCGCACAACCGCAACGCCCTGTCCGCCGCGCTGATCGCCGAGCTCACCGAGGCCCTGGACAGCGCGGACGCCGATCCGGAGGTGCGGGCCGTCCTGCTCACCCACACCGGCACCACCTTCTGCGCGGGCGCCGACCTCAAGGCCGACGGCGTACGCGGCGGGCCGAAGCTGCTCGTGGCGCTGATCGAGCGGATCGCCGCCCTGGCCAAGCCGGTGGTGGCGCGGGCCGACGGGCACGTCAGGGCGGGCGGCCTCGGGCTGCTGGCGGCCTGCGACATCGCGGTGGCCGGTGAGGCGGCCACCTTCGCCTTCACCGAGGTACGCCTCGGCCTCGCCGCCTCGGTCGCCTCGATCCCGGTGCTGGCGCGGGCCGACCCGCGGGCCGCGGCCCGCTACCTGCTCACCGGCGAGACCTTCGGCACCGCGGAGGCGGTCAGGATCGGCCTGGTCACCGCGTGGGACGAGGCGCTCGACGGGATCCTGGCCGGGCTGCGGGCGGCCTCGCCGCAGGGGCTCGCGGCGTCCAAGGAGATCAGCACGGCGCTGCTCAGACAGCGGATCGCCGGCACCGCGGCGGGACTGCAGGAGCAGAGCGCGCGGCTCTTCGCGTCGGCGGAGGCCGCCGAGGGCATCAGGGCCGCACTGGAACGCCGGGACCCGCCATGGGCGTGCTAG
- a CDS encoding acyl-CoA dehydrogenase family protein, which produces MTTVRSTFDSALLETGERRALREAVGALGRRYGRDYFTAAVRAGKQTDELWQEAGGLGYLGVNLPEEYGGGGGGMAELSIVLEELGAAGCPLLLLIVSPAICGTVIARFGTDAQRQRWLPGLADGSLRIAFGITEPDAGSNSHRITTTARRDPDTGGWLLTGRKVFVSGVDIADATLIVGRTEDARTGRLKPCLFLVERETPGFDFRPIEMELSAPEKQFQLFLDDVALPAEALVGDEDAGLLQLFAGLNPERIMTAAFSIGMGRYAVDRAVDYARTRQVWSTPIGGHQAIAHPLAQAHIELELARLMMQKAAYLYDAGDDMAAGEAANMAKYAAAEACARAVDQAVHTLGGNGLTTEYGLASLLTASRVGRIAPVSREMILNFVSHHSLGLPKSY; this is translated from the coding sequence ATGACCACCGTCCGCAGCACCTTCGACAGCGCCCTGCTGGAGACCGGGGAGCGGCGCGCCCTGCGCGAGGCCGTCGGCGCCCTCGGCCGCCGCTACGGCCGCGACTACTTCACGGCGGCCGTCAGGGCCGGCAAGCAGACCGACGAGCTGTGGCAGGAGGCGGGCGGCCTCGGCTACCTCGGCGTCAACCTGCCGGAGGAGTACGGCGGCGGGGGCGGCGGGATGGCCGAACTGTCGATCGTGCTGGAGGAGCTGGGGGCGGCGGGCTGCCCGCTGCTGCTGCTCATCGTCTCCCCGGCGATCTGCGGCACGGTCATCGCCAGGTTCGGCACCGACGCACAGCGGCAGCGCTGGCTGCCGGGGCTCGCGGACGGCTCGCTGCGTATCGCGTTCGGCATCACCGAGCCCGACGCGGGGTCCAACTCGCACCGCATCACCACCACCGCCCGCCGCGACCCGGACACCGGCGGCTGGCTGCTGACCGGCCGCAAGGTCTTCGTCTCCGGTGTCGACATCGCCGACGCCACGCTGATCGTCGGCCGCACCGAGGACGCCCGCACCGGACGGCTCAAGCCGTGCCTGTTCCTGGTCGAACGGGAGACTCCCGGCTTCGACTTCCGGCCGATCGAGATGGAGCTGTCGGCGCCCGAGAAGCAGTTCCAGCTCTTCCTGGACGATGTGGCGCTGCCCGCCGAGGCGTTGGTCGGCGACGAGGACGCGGGGCTGCTGCAGCTCTTCGCCGGGCTCAACCCCGAGCGGATCATGACCGCCGCCTTCTCGATCGGCATGGGCCGCTACGCCGTCGACCGCGCGGTCGACTACGCCCGCACCCGGCAGGTGTGGTCCACCCCGATCGGCGGCCACCAGGCCATCGCCCACCCGCTGGCGCAGGCGCACATCGAGCTGGAACTCGCCCGGCTGATGATGCAGAAGGCCGCCTACCTCTACGACGCCGGCGACGACATGGCCGCGGGCGAGGCCGCGAACATGGCCAAGTACGCGGCAGCGGAGGCGTGCGCGCGGGCCGTCGACCAGGCCGTGCACACCCTCGGCGGCAACGGCCTGACCACGGAGTACGGTCTGGCGTCACTGCTCACCGCCTCCCGGGTGGGCCGGATAGCCCCGGTCAGCCGGGAGATGATCCTCAACTTCGTCTCCCACCACAGCCTCGGGCTGCCCAAGTCGTACTGA
- a CDS encoding TetR/AcrR family transcriptional regulator has translation MGVLAAGAAASPDRFPKQDRSRATRLRVLEAAVSCLAEHGWSGSTVAVVCARAGVSRGAAQHHFPTREELFTAAIGHMAEQWLTAVRERALALPREGPDRTYAVVDMLVAVHTGPLFRAALHLWTAATAEERLRPGVTALEARIGREAHRLAVDFLGADESRPGVRETVQATLDMARGLGLANLLSDDSARRGRIVRQWAAVLDQALRD, from the coding sequence ATGGGCGTGCTAGCCGCCGGGGCCGCCGCCTCCCCCGACCGCTTCCCCAAGCAGGACCGCAGTCGCGCCACCCGGCTGCGCGTCCTGGAGGCCGCGGTGTCCTGCCTGGCCGAACACGGGTGGTCGGGCAGTACGGTCGCGGTCGTCTGCGCCCGGGCCGGGGTGTCCCGCGGCGCGGCCCAGCACCACTTCCCCACCAGGGAGGAGCTGTTCACCGCCGCGATCGGGCACATGGCGGAGCAGTGGCTGACCGCGGTACGCGAACGCGCCCTCGCACTGCCCCGCGAGGGCCCCGACCGGACCTACGCGGTGGTCGACATGCTGGTCGCCGTGCACACCGGCCCGCTCTTCCGCGCCGCCCTGCACCTGTGGACGGCCGCCACCGCGGAGGAGCGGCTGCGGCCCGGGGTGACCGCGCTCGAAGCGCGGATCGGGCGCGAGGCGCACCGTCTCGCCGTGGACTTCCTCGGCGCCGACGAGTCCCGGCCGGGCGTGCGCGAGACCGTGCAGGCGACCCTGGACATGGCCCGCGGCCTCGGCCTGGCCAATCTCCTCAGCGACGACTCGGCCCGGCGCGGCCGGATCGTCCGGCAATGGGCCGCGGTGCTCGACCAGGCGCTCCGCGACTGA